The proteins below come from a single Zea mays cultivar B73 chromosome 8, Zm-B73-REFERENCE-NAM-5.0, whole genome shotgun sequence genomic window:
- the LOC100283732 gene encoding 3-methyl-2-oxobutanoate hydroxymethyltransferase, with product MRRSLPLLLARQVARRRRLSNVPESTVYGGPRPQESSAARRVTVTTLRGKHRRGEPITVVTAYDYPSAVHVDSAGIDVCLVGDSAAMVVHGHDTTLPITLDIMLEHCRAVARGAPRPLLVGDLPFGCYESSAAQAVDSAVRVLKEGGMDAIKLEGGAPSRITAAKAIVEAGIAVMGHVGLTPQAISVLGGFRPQGKTVDSAIKVVETALALQEAGCFSVVLECVPAPVAAAATSALKIPTIGIGAGPFCSGQVLVYHDLLGMLQHPHHAKVTPKFCKQFGNVGDVINKALSEYKQEVEAQAFPGPSHTPYKITPTDVDGFADALQKMGLSDAADAAAAAAENREKGGEPKGE from the exons ATGCGGCGGTCCCTACCCCTTCTCCTCGCGCGGCaggtggcgcggcggcggcggctgagcAACGTGCCGGAGTCCACCGTCTACGGGGGCCCACGCCCGCAGGAGTCCTCGGCGGCGCGGCGCGTGACGGTGACCACACTCCGTGGGAAGCACCGCCGCGGGGAGCCCATCACCGTCGTCACCGCCTACGACTACCCCTCGGCGGTCCACGTCGACTCCGCCGGCATCGACGTCTGCCTCGTCGGGGACTCCGCCGCCATGGTCGtccacggccacgacaccacgctCCCCATCACGCTCGACATCATGCTCGAGCACTGCCGCGCCGTGGCCCGGGGCGCGCCGCGCCCGCTCCTCGTCGGGGATCTCCCATTCGGCTGCTACGAGTCCTCCGCCGCCCAG GCTGTTGATTCAGCCGTGAGGGTCCTCAAGGAAGGTGGAATGGATGCGATCAAGCTGGAAGGGGGTGCCCCATCGAGGATCACTGCAGCCAAGGCTATTGTGGAGGCTGGAATCGCTGTCATGGGGCATGTTGGCCTCACACCGCAAGCTATTAGTGTTCTCGGTGGATTTAGGCCTCAAGGGAAGACGGTTGACAGTGCTATAAAG GTTGTGGAGACAGCACTTGCCTTGCAGGAGGCTGGATGCTTCTCGGTTGTGTTGGAGTGTGTGCCTGCTCCAGTGGCAGCAGCTGCAACATCAGCATTGAAAATCCCAACCATTGGCATTGGGGCTGGACCATTCTGTAGTGGCCAG GTCTTGGTGTACCATGACTTGTTAGGGATGCTGCAACACCCACATCATGCCAAG GTCACACCAAAATTCTGTAAACAATTTGGTAACGTGGGCGATGTCATCAACAAGGCGCTATCAGAGTACAAGCAAGAAGTGGAGGCTCAGGCTTTCCCTGGTCCAAGCCACACACCGTATAAGATAACTCCCACAGATGTTGACGGCTTTGCAGATGCACTGCAGAAGATGGGTTTGAGTGACGCCGCAGATGCCGCAGCCGCCGCTGCTGAAAACAGGGAGAAAGGTGGAGAACCAAAAGGAGAGTAG